The following are encoded in a window of Falco biarmicus isolate bFalBia1 chromosome 8, bFalBia1.pri, whole genome shotgun sequence genomic DNA:
- the CYSTM1 gene encoding cysteine-rich and transmembrane domain-containing protein 1 isoform X2: MNYENPPPYPGPGPTAPYPPYAQQPGGPPGPYPGYPPGPTGPYQPGQPGYQGYPQYGWQNAPPPPGPVYADGPKNTVYVVEERRRDDTGESACLTACWTALCCCCLWDMLT; the protein is encoded by the exons ATGAACTACGAAAATCCTCCACCCTACCCTGGCCCGGGCCCAACTGCCCCTTACCCACCCTATGCACAGCAACCAGGTGGTCCTCCTGGCCCATACCCAGGCTATCCTCCTGGACCTACTGGGCCGTACCAGCCAGGCCAGCCAGGTTATCAAGGTTATCCCCAGTATGGATGGCAAAATGCACCTCCGCCTCCAGGACCAGTGTATGCAGATGGACCTAAAAACACAG TGTATGTCGTGGAGGAGCGGCGGAGGGATGACACGGGGGAGAGTGCCTGCCTGACGGCATGCTGGActgcactctgctgctgctgcctctgggacATGCTGACCTGA
- the CYSTM1 gene encoding cysteine-rich and transmembrane domain-containing protein 1 isoform X1 yields the protein MFPGPWQCLWTDSASYMNYENPPPYPGPGPTAPYPPYAQQPGGPPGPYPGYPPGPTGPYQPGQPGYQGYPQYGWQNAPPPPGPVYADGPKNTVYVVEERRRDDTGESACLTACWTALCCCCLWDMLT from the exons GACAGATTCTGCATCCTACATGAACTACGAAAATCCTCCACCCTACCCTGGCCCGGGCCCAACTGCCCCTTACCCACCCTATGCACAGCAACCAGGTGGTCCTCCTGGCCCATACCCAGGCTATCCTCCTGGACCTACTGGGCCGTACCAGCCAGGCCAGCCAGGTTATCAAGGTTATCCCCAGTATGGATGGCAAAATGCACCTCCGCCTCCAGGACCAGTGTATGCAGATGGACCTAAAAACACAG TGTATGTCGTGGAGGAGCGGCGGAGGGATGACACGGGGGAGAGTGCCTGCCTGACGGCATGCTGGActgcactctgctgctgctgcctctgggacATGCTGACCTGA